The following coding sequences are from one Ancylobacter sp. TS-1 window:
- a CDS encoding GlsB/YeaQ/YmgE family stress response membrane protein, translating into MDGDVYSALNQPGVGWFTMIIIGLLAGWIAERVTESDHGLFTNLLIGLIGAFVGKYLAEWAAIPVFGFFRTLLAAAVGAVLVLFLWRKLRGR; encoded by the coding sequence ATGGACGGAGATGTCTATTCCGCTTTGAACCAGCCCGGTGTCGGCTGGTTCACCATGATCATCATCGGCCTGCTCGCCGGCTGGATCGCCGAGCGGGTCACCGAAAGCGATCATGGGCTCTTCACCAATCTGCTCATCGGGCTTATCGGCGCCTTCGTCGGTAAGTATCTGGCGGAATGGGCGGCCATTCCGGTTTTCGGCTTCTTCCGCACGCTGCTCGCCGCTGCCGTGGGCGCCGTCCTTGTGCTGTTCCTGTGGCGGAAGCTGCGCGGCAGGTAG
- a CDS encoding pyruvate dehydrogenase complex E1 component subunit beta, translating into MPTEVLMPALSPTMEKGNLAKWLKKEGDQVKSGDVIAEIETDKATMEVEAIDEGTLGKILVPEGTQDVAVNTPIAVILADGEDASAAAAPSPKAAESAPPVAAAPVEPAPVAASAPTAPAIVSAPQPEVLPEADVPEGTEFVNQTMREALRDAMAEEMRRDGDVFVMGEEVAEYQGAYKITQGLLQEFGARRVIDTPITEHGFAGVGIGAAFAGLKPIVEFMTFNFAMQAIDQIINSAAKTLYMSGGQVHSSIVFRGPNGAAARVAAQHSQDYTSWYSHIPGLKVIAPYTAADAKGLLKSAIRDPNPIIFLENEILYGHASPVPKLDDFTVPIGKAKIARPGKDVTLVAWSIGMNYALKGAEELAKLGIEAEVIDLRTIRPLDIETVIASVRKTGRAVTVEEGWSQSGVGAEIVAQLVEKAFDYLDAPVLRVTGKDVPMPYAANLEKLALPSVQDVVDAARAVTYR; encoded by the coding sequence ATGCCGACCGAAGTTCTGATGCCTGCCCTGTCTCCCACCATGGAGAAGGGCAACCTCGCCAAGTGGCTCAAGAAAGAGGGCGACCAGGTCAAGTCCGGCGACGTCATCGCCGAGATCGAGACCGACAAGGCGACGATGGAAGTCGAAGCCATCGACGAGGGCACCCTCGGCAAGATCCTGGTGCCGGAAGGCACGCAGGATGTCGCGGTGAACACGCCGATTGCCGTCATCCTCGCCGATGGCGAGGATGCGAGCGCCGCTGCCGCGCCGAGCCCGAAGGCCGCCGAATCCGCGCCGCCGGTCGCTGCCGCCCCGGTCGAACCGGCCCCGGTCGCCGCTTCCGCCCCGACCGCCCCCGCCATTGTGTCCGCGCCGCAGCCGGAAGTGCTGCCGGAAGCCGACGTTCCCGAAGGTACCGAGTTCGTCAACCAGACCATGCGCGAGGCGCTGCGCGACGCCATGGCCGAGGAGATGCGCCGCGACGGCGACGTCTTCGTCATGGGCGAGGAAGTCGCCGAGTATCAGGGCGCCTACAAGATCACCCAGGGGCTGCTGCAGGAGTTCGGCGCGCGCCGCGTGATCGACACCCCGATCACCGAGCACGGCTTCGCCGGCGTCGGCATCGGCGCGGCCTTCGCGGGCCTCAAGCCCATCGTCGAGTTCATGACCTTCAACTTCGCCATGCAGGCGATTGACCAGATCATCAACTCCGCCGCCAAGACGCTCTACATGTCCGGCGGTCAGGTGCATTCCTCCATCGTGTTCCGCGGCCCGAACGGCGCGGCGGCGCGCGTGGCGGCCCAGCACAGCCAGGATTACACCTCCTGGTACAGCCACATCCCTGGCCTCAAGGTCATCGCCCCCTATACGGCGGCCGATGCCAAGGGCCTTCTCAAGTCGGCCATCCGCGACCCGAACCCGATCATCTTCCTTGAGAACGAGATCCTGTACGGGCACGCCTCGCCGGTGCCGAAGCTCGACGACTTCACCGTCCCGATCGGCAAGGCGAAGATCGCCCGGCCGGGCAAGGACGTGACCCTCGTCGCCTGGTCGATCGGCATGAACTACGCGCTGAAGGGCGCCGAGGAACTGGCCAAGCTCGGCATCGAGGCCGAGGTGATCGACCTGCGCACCATCCGTCCGCTCGACATCGAGACCGTCATCGCCTCGGTCAGGAAGACCGGTCGGGCGGTCACAGTGGAGGAGGGCTGGAGCCAGTCCGGCGTCGGCGCCGAGATCGTCGCCCAGCTTGTCGAGAAGGCGTTCGACTATCTCGACGCGCCGGTGCTGCGTGTGACCGGCAAGGATGTGCCGATGCCCTACGCCGCCAACCTCGAGAAGCTGGCCTTGCCGTCGGTGCAGGACGTCGTCGACGCCGCACGGGCCGTGACCTATCGCTGA
- a CDS encoding CinA family protein, with translation MSEQTDAIDVQAIRVLDLCRVHGLTVSTAESCTGGLVVGALTDIAGSSDVVDRGFVTYSNAAKREMLGVPAATLDAYGAVSEETARAMVAGLLRTAGTSLGVAITGIAGPGGGSAEKPVGLVHFAAGTASGKIIVRREVFAGQDRAGVRRLSVLTALAMLAELAAR, from the coding sequence ATGAGCGAACAGACCGACGCCATCGACGTTCAGGCCATCCGCGTGCTGGACCTGTGCCGCGTGCACGGGCTCACCGTGTCGACAGCCGAATCCTGCACCGGCGGCCTCGTCGTCGGGGCGCTGACCGATATCGCCGGGTCCTCCGACGTGGTGGATCGCGGCTTCGTCACCTATTCCAATGCCGCCAAGCGCGAGATGCTCGGCGTGCCGGCCGCCACGCTCGACGCCTATGGCGCGGTGAGCGAGGAAACGGCGCGCGCGATGGTGGCGGGCCTGCTGCGCACCGCCGGCACGTCGCTGGGCGTGGCGATCACCGGCATCGCCGGGCCGGGCGGGGGGTCGGCGGAAAAGCCGGTCGGCCTCGTGCATTTCGCCGCTGGCACCGCCTCGGGGAAGATCATCGTGCGCCGCGAGGTCTTCGCCGGACAGGATCGCGCCGGCGTGCGCCGGCTCTCCGTGCTGACCGCGCTGGCCATGCTCGCCGAACTGGCGGCGCGGTAG
- the pdhA gene encoding pyruvate dehydrogenase (acetyl-transferring) E1 component subunit alpha: MKAAAKSPARRSEKTGAVAEFSKEEELEAYRRMLEIRRFEEKAGQLYGMGLIGGFCHLYIGQEAVVVGMQAALREGDQVITGYRDHGHMLATGMDPKGVMAELTGRRGGYSKGKGGSMHMFSTDKGFYGGHGIVGAQVSLGTGLAFANRYRDNGNVSLTYFGDGAANQGQVYESFNMAELWKLPVVFIIENNKYAMGTAVNRASAQTDFSKRGASFNIPGEQVDGMDVRAVKAAGARAVEFARSGKGPYILEMLTYRYRGHSMSDPAKYRSKEEVQKMRTEHDPIEQVRARLLEKKWAAEDELKAIDAEIRDRMNAAADFASADPEPDVSELYTDVLR, translated from the coding sequence ATGAAGGCGGCGGCCAAGAGCCCCGCGCGCCGTTCCGAGAAGACGGGGGCGGTTGCCGAGTTCTCCAAGGAGGAGGAACTCGAGGCCTATCGCCGGATGCTGGAGATTCGTCGCTTCGAGGAAAAGGCCGGCCAGCTCTACGGCATGGGCCTGATTGGCGGCTTCTGCCATCTCTATATCGGCCAGGAAGCGGTGGTCGTCGGCATGCAGGCCGCACTCCGCGAGGGTGATCAGGTCATCACCGGCTATCGCGACCATGGCCACATGCTGGCCACCGGCATGGACCCCAAGGGCGTCATGGCCGAACTCACGGGCCGCCGCGGAGGCTACTCCAAGGGCAAGGGCGGCTCGATGCACATGTTCAGCACCGACAAGGGCTTCTATGGCGGCCACGGCATCGTCGGCGCGCAGGTCTCGCTCGGCACCGGTCTCGCCTTCGCCAACCGCTACCGTGACAACGGCAATGTCTCGCTGACCTATTTTGGCGACGGTGCGGCCAATCAGGGCCAGGTTTATGAGAGCTTCAACATGGCGGAGCTCTGGAAGCTGCCCGTCGTGTTCATCATCGAGAACAACAAGTACGCGATGGGCACCGCGGTGAACCGCGCCTCGGCCCAGACCGACTTCTCCAAGCGCGGCGCCTCGTTCAACATTCCCGGCGAGCAGGTCGATGGCATGGATGTGCGGGCGGTCAAGGCGGCCGGCGCGCGCGCCGTCGAGTTCGCCCGCTCGGGCAAGGGCCCGTACATCCTCGAAATGCTCACCTACCGCTATCGCGGTCACTCCATGTCGGACCCGGCCAAGTACCGGTCCAAGGAAGAGGTGCAGAAGATGCGCACCGAGCACGACCCGATCGAGCAGGTGCGTGCCCGCCTTCTGGAGAAGAAGTGGGCCGCCGAGGACGAGCTGAAGGCTATCGACGCCGAGATCCGCGACCGGATGAACGCGGCGGCCGATTTCGCCAGCGCCGACCCGGAGCCCGACGTCTCCGAGCTCTACACCGACGTGCTGCGCTGA
- the lipA gene encoding lipoyl synthase, which produces MVVVLNTLNRALEKPRHPEKAKRAETPVLKKPDWIRVRAPGTPGWQETADIVRANGLVTVCEEASCPNIGECWQKKHATFMIMGDTCTRACAFCNVRTGMPGPLDMDEPQKVADAVAKLGLEHVVVTSVDRDDLADGGAEHFARTIRAIRETSPKTTIEILTPDFLRKDGALEVVVAARPDVFNHNLECVPSLYLKVRPGARYFHSLRLLQRVKEMDPSIFTKSGIMVGLGEVRNEVLQLMDDLRSADIDFMTIGQYLQPTRKHHPVMGFVTPEDFKSYETIAYAKGFLMVSSSPLTRSSHHAGEDFARLRAARDARLGAGALATA; this is translated from the coding sequence ATGGTCGTCGTTCTCAATACCCTCAACCGCGCGCTCGAAAAGCCCCGCCACCCGGAAAAGGCGAAGCGGGCGGAAACGCCGGTGCTCAAGAAGCCGGACTGGATTCGCGTGCGCGCGCCCGGCACGCCCGGCTGGCAGGAGACGGCGGATATCGTCCGTGCCAACGGCCTCGTCACCGTGTGCGAGGAAGCGAGCTGCCCGAACATCGGCGAGTGCTGGCAGAAGAAGCACGCCACCTTCATGATCATGGGCGACACCTGCACGCGCGCCTGTGCCTTCTGCAACGTGCGCACCGGCATGCCCGGTCCGCTCGACATGGACGAGCCACAGAAGGTGGCGGACGCGGTGGCGAAGCTCGGGCTGGAGCATGTCGTCGTCACCTCGGTGGACCGCGACGACCTTGCCGATGGCGGCGCCGAGCATTTCGCCCGCACCATCCGCGCGATCCGCGAAACCAGCCCGAAGACCACCATCGAGATCCTGACACCCGACTTCCTGCGCAAGGACGGCGCGCTCGAAGTGGTGGTCGCGGCGCGTCCGGACGTGTTCAATCACAACCTCGAATGCGTGCCCTCGCTGTACCTGAAGGTGCGGCCCGGCGCGCGCTACTTCCATTCGCTGCGCCTGCTCCAGCGGGTGAAGGAGATGGACCCGTCCATCTTCACCAAGTCCGGCATCATGGTCGGGCTCGGCGAGGTCAGGAACGAGGTGCTCCAGCTCATGGACGACCTGCGCTCGGCGGACATCGACTTCATGACCATCGGCCAGTACCTGCAGCCGACCCGCAAGCACCATCCGGTGATGGGCTTCGTGACGCCGGAGGACTTCAAGTCCTACGAGACCATCGCCTATGCGAAGGGCTTCCTGATGGTCTCGTCGAGCCCGCTGACGCGTTCCTCCCACCATGCCGGCGAGGATTTCGCCCGCCTCCGCGCCGCCCGCGACGCCAGGCTCGGCGCGGGCGCCTTGGCGACCGCCTGA
- the lpdA gene encoding dihydrolipoyl dehydrogenase: MANNYDVLFIGSGPGGYVGAIRAAQLGLKVGVVERSYVGGICPNWGCIPAKALLRSAEIIHYIEHAKDYGLIAEKTGVDIAGVVKRSRGIAAQMSSGVGFLLKKNKVDVIWGQATLTAPGKVSVAASEGAPKGALPAGEYTAKNIVIATGARPRALPGIEPDKKLIWTYFEALAPASVPKSLLIMGSGAIGVEFASFYKAMGSDVTIIELLPQILPVEDEEIAEHARKRFEKQGIKILSGAKVSKVVKGADSVTATVETADGKSQTLTADRLISAVGVVGNIENLGIEKLGVKTDRGCVVIDGLCRTNVPGIWAIGDVAGPPMLAHKAEHEGVIAAEAIAGKYAHPMDKLMIPGCTYCMPQVASVGLTEKKAKEAGFEIKVGRFPFIGNGKAVALGESEGLVKTIFDAKTGRLLGAHLVGAEVTELIQGFVLAMNLETTEEELINAVFPHPTVSETMHESVLAAYGRAIHI, translated from the coding sequence ATGGCGAACAACTACGACGTCCTCTTCATCGGCTCCGGCCCCGGCGGCTATGTCGGGGCGATCCGCGCCGCCCAGCTCGGCCTCAAGGTCGGCGTGGTCGAGCGCTCCTATGTCGGCGGCATCTGCCCGAACTGGGGCTGCATCCCGGCCAAGGCGCTGCTGCGCTCGGCCGAGATCATCCACTACATCGAGCACGCCAAGGATTACGGCCTGATCGCCGAGAAGACCGGCGTTGACATCGCCGGCGTGGTGAAGCGCTCGCGCGGCATCGCGGCGCAGATGAGCAGCGGCGTCGGCTTCCTGCTCAAGAAGAACAAGGTTGACGTGATCTGGGGGCAGGCGACGCTCACCGCCCCCGGCAAGGTCTCTGTTGCCGCCAGCGAGGGCGCGCCCAAGGGCGCGCTGCCGGCCGGCGAGTACACCGCCAAGAACATCGTCATCGCCACCGGCGCGCGCCCGCGCGCGCTGCCCGGCATCGAGCCGGACAAGAAGCTGATCTGGACCTATTTCGAGGCGCTGGCGCCGGCCAGCGTGCCGAAGTCGCTGCTCATCATGGGCTCGGGCGCCATCGGCGTCGAATTCGCCTCCTTCTACAAGGCGATGGGCTCGGATGTGACGATCATCGAGCTGCTGCCGCAGATCCTCCCTGTCGAAGACGAGGAGATCGCCGAGCACGCCCGCAAGCGCTTCGAGAAGCAGGGCATCAAGATCCTCTCCGGTGCCAAGGTCTCCAAGGTCGTGAAGGGCGCCGACAGCGTCACCGCGACCGTCGAGACGGCGGACGGCAAGAGCCAGACCCTGACCGCCGACCGGCTGATTTCCGCCGTCGGCGTCGTCGGCAACATCGAGAATCTCGGCATCGAGAAGCTCGGCGTGAAGACCGACCGCGGCTGCGTCGTCATCGACGGGCTGTGCCGCACCAACGTGCCGGGCATCTGGGCCATCGGCGACGTCGCCGGCCCGCCGATGCTGGCGCACAAGGCCGAGCATGAGGGCGTGATCGCCGCCGAGGCCATCGCCGGCAAGTACGCCCACCCGATGGACAAGCTGATGATCCCCGGCTGCACCTACTGCATGCCGCAGGTCGCCTCCGTCGGCCTGACCGAGAAGAAGGCAAAGGAAGCCGGCTTCGAGATCAAGGTCGGCCGCTTCCCCTTCATCGGCAACGGCAAGGCGGTGGCTCTGGGCGAGTCCGAGGGGCTGGTGAAGACCATCTTCGACGCCAAGACCGGCCGCCTGCTCGGCGCGCACCTTGTCGGCGCGGAAGTCACCGAACTGATCCAGGGCTTCGTTCTGGCGATGAATCTGGAAACCACCGAGGAAGAGCTGATCAACGCGGTCTTCCCGCACCCGACGGTTTCTGAGACGATGCACGAGAGCGTGCTGGCCGCCTATGGGCGGGCCATCCACATCTAG
- a CDS encoding type II toxin-antitoxin system RatA family toxin — translation MPSFRSKRRVRHSALEMFELVADVERYPEFVPLCESLSVRRRVASGEGVDILVADMSVAYKMFRESFTSRVTLDRPRLSIVVEYLDGPFSRLENRWSFHPVDERSCEVEFFISYEFRSRTLGLLMGAMFDAAFRRFAEAFEARADKVYGTGERPLAPAG, via the coding sequence ATGCCGTCCTTCCGCAGCAAGCGCCGCGTCCGCCACTCGGCGTTGGAGATGTTCGAGCTGGTGGCGGATGTCGAGCGCTACCCGGAGTTCGTGCCGCTCTGCGAGAGCCTGAGCGTGCGCCGGCGCGTCGCCAGCGGGGAGGGGGTCGACATCCTCGTCGCCGACATGAGCGTCGCCTACAAGATGTTCCGCGAGAGCTTCACCAGCCGGGTGACGCTCGACCGGCCGCGGCTGTCCATCGTGGTCGAGTATCTCGACGGCCCGTTCAGCCGGCTGGAGAACCGCTGGAGCTTCCATCCTGTCGATGAACGCTCCTGCGAGGTGGAGTTCTTCATCTCCTACGAGTTCCGCTCGCGCACGCTCGGCCTGCTGATGGGGGCGATGTTCGACGCCGCCTTCCGCCGCTTCGCCGAGGCCTTCGAGGCCCGCGCCGACAAGGTGTACGGCACGGGAGAGCGCCCACTCGCGCCGGCGGGGTAG
- a CDS encoding pyruvate dehydrogenase complex dihydrolipoamide acetyltransferase: MSVEILMPALSPTMEKGNLAKWLKKEGDKVAPGDVIAEIETDKATMEVEAIDEGTLAKILVPEGTADVPVNQIIAVLATDGEDVKAVASGSSAAPAKAEAPKAEAPKAEPAKAPEPASAPAPVAVAPAPAPAAAASAHGERVFSSPLARRLAREKGVDLASVKGSGPHGRVVAADVEAAPAGGAAKAPAAVPAAPAAAPASVAAPSASAVLEQAKAFYEPGTYEEVPLDGMRRVIAQRMTEARQTVPTFYLTVDCDVDALLKLREELNKSAPEKDGKPAYKLSVNDFVIKAYALAFQQVPDANMVWGGDRYLKLKHSDIGVAVAIDGGKGLLTPIIRKAETKTLSAISNETRDFAARARNKKLMPHEYQGGSSAISNLGMFGIKDFTAIINPPHATILAVGTSEQRAVVKKGELAVATVMTVTISCDHRVMDGAMGAQLIGAFKAIIEKPMSMLV, encoded by the coding sequence ATGTCCGTCGAAATCCTGATGCCGGCCCTGTCTCCGACCATGGAGAAGGGCAATCTGGCCAAGTGGCTGAAGAAGGAGGGAGACAAGGTCGCCCCCGGCGACGTCATCGCCGAAATCGAGACCGACAAGGCGACGATGGAGGTCGAGGCCATCGACGAGGGCACGCTGGCCAAAATCCTCGTGCCGGAAGGCACTGCGGACGTGCCGGTGAACCAGATCATCGCCGTGCTCGCCACCGATGGCGAGGACGTCAAGGCGGTCGCCTCCGGCTCCAGTGCCGCCCCCGCCAAGGCCGAGGCTCCCAAGGCTGAGGCGCCGAAGGCTGAGCCCGCAAAGGCGCCCGAGCCGGCTTCCGCTCCCGCTCCCGTCGCGGTGGCTCCCGCTCCGGCTCCTGCCGCCGCCGCTTCCGCTCATGGCGAGCGCGTCTTTTCCTCGCCGCTGGCGCGCCGCCTCGCCAGGGAGAAGGGCGTCGATCTCGCCTCGGTGAAGGGCTCCGGCCCGCATGGCCGCGTCGTCGCCGCCGATGTCGAGGCGGCTCCCGCCGGTGGCGCCGCCAAGGCGCCGGCCGCGGTTCCCGCTGCGCCGGCTGCCGCTCCCGCCTCGGTTGCCGCTCCCTCCGCCAGCGCGGTGCTGGAGCAGGCGAAGGCCTTCTATGAGCCGGGCACCTATGAGGAAGTTCCGCTCGACGGCATGCGCCGCGTCATCGCCCAGCGCATGACCGAGGCCCGGCAGACCGTGCCGACCTTCTACCTCACCGTCGACTGCGACGTGGACGCGCTGCTCAAGCTCCGCGAGGAGCTGAACAAGTCGGCGCCCGAGAAGGACGGCAAGCCCGCCTACAAGCTCTCGGTCAACGACTTCGTCATCAAGGCCTATGCGCTGGCCTTCCAGCAGGTGCCGGACGCCAACATGGTGTGGGGTGGCGACCGCTACCTCAAGCTGAAGCACTCCGACATCGGTGTCGCGGTGGCCATCGACGGCGGCAAGGGCCTGCTGACCCCGATCATCCGCAAGGCCGAGACCAAGACCCTCTCCGCCATCTCCAACGAGACCCGCGACTTCGCCGCCCGCGCCCGCAACAAGAAGCTGATGCCGCACGAATATCAGGGCGGCTCCTCGGCGATCTCGAACCTCGGCATGTTCGGCATCAAGGACTTCACGGCGATCATCAACCCGCCGCACGCCACCATCCTCGCCGTCGGCACCAGCGAACAGCGCGCCGTGGTGAAGAAGGGCGAACTGGCGGTCGCCACCGTGATGACCGTCACCATCTCCTGCGACCACCGGGTGATGGACGGCGCCATGGGCGCGCAGCTCATCGGCGCCTTCAAGGCGATCATCGAAAAGCCGATGTCGATGCTGGTCTGA